One genomic region from Onychostoma macrolepis isolate SWU-2019 chromosome 23, ASM1243209v1, whole genome shotgun sequence encodes:
- the neurod4 gene encoding neurogenic differentiation factor 4 has product MMTKPYGKPGDVTELVSALGWMEEDLSSQDGDRTPEIGHYALHRRPVEIGSEDMEEEEEEEEEELGLDGEKAPKRRGPKKKKMTKARQERFRARRVKANARERSRMHGLNDALDNLRRVMPCYSKTQKLSKIETLRLARNYIWALSEVLESGQSPESLGFVEMLCKGLSQPTSNLVAGCLQLGPSSMLINKLDEKCGVPGVGGPQGHPISYPSPGLPSPPYGSLEASHMLHLKGFKGANYENSSPNECSSGTPPYDGPLTPPLSISGNFALKQEPSPHEAERNFTPHPTHAAHYISSHPYPPSSLVGLPAPQGHPLFPGSRFELPLDMAFEPFTPSHIVTSQMSSIYSE; this is encoded by the coding sequence ATGATGACCAAACCTTATGGAAAACCAGGGGATGTGACTGAGCTAGTCAGCGCTCTTGGATGGATGGAGGAAGACCTCAGCTCACAGGATGGTGACCGGACACCTGAGATAGGTCACTATGCGCTACACAGGAGACCTGTAGAGATTGGCAGTGAGGAtatggaggaagaggaggaggaggaagaggaagaattGGGTCTCGACGGAGAAAAGGCACCCAAGCGAAGAGGTcctaaaaagaagaaaatgacCAAAGCCAGACAAGAACGTTTCCGTGCCCGACGCGTCAAGGCCAATGCCAGGGAACGCTCACGCATGCATGGGCTGAACGATGCGTTGGACAACTTGCGGCGCGTCATGCCTTGTTACTCCAAGACCCAGAAGCTCTCCAAAATCGAGACACTGCGGCTGGCCCGCAACTACATCTGGGCTCTATCGGAGGTTCTGGAGAGTGGCCAGTCACCCGAGAGCCTTGGTTTTGTGGAGATGCTATGCAAGGGGCTTTCACAACCTACCAGCAACCTTGTGGCAGGCTGCCTCCAACTTGGACCCTCGTCCATGCTGATCAACAAGCTGGATGAAAAGTGTGGGGTTCCAGGAGTAGGTGGTCCACAGGGTCACCCCATTAGCTATCCTTCTCCGGGACTTCCCAGTCCACCCTACGGCTCATTGGAGGCCTCACACATGCTTCATCTGAAGGGCTTCAAGGGGGCTAACTACGAGAACTCCTCACCCAATGAATGTAGCAGCGGCACGCCACCTTACGACGGCCCTCTTACTCCACCACTCAGCATCAGCGGCAACTTTGCCCTCAAGCAGGAGCCGTCGCCACATGAGGCTGAGAGGAACTTTACACCTCACCCGACCCACGCCGCCCATTACATATCCTCACACCCTTACCCACCTTCCTCCTTGGTTGGTCTTCCAGCTCCTCAGGGTCACCCGCTGTTCCCAGGCTCCCGTTTTGAGCTTCCTTTAGATATGGCTTTCGAGCCGTTTACCCCTTCACACATTGTGACATCACAGATGAGCAGCATTTACAGTGAATAA
- the birc5b gene encoding baculoviral IAP repeat-containing protein 5b has translation MSNAEVIASRLLTFNQMYSYEKRLQTFSEWPFREDCQCTPELMAKAGFVHCPSENEPDVACCFYCLRELEGWEPEDNPWSEHAKRSPNCAFLHMKKTFDKLTAIEYFQLEQERLRIYIKKMGHRKIAFFRDEVETTSKNLRALI, from the exons ATGTCTAACGCAGAAGTCATTGCTTCCCGACTTTTGACGTTTAATCAGATGTATAGTTATGAAAAGCGACTACAGACTTTTTCCGAGTGGCCTTTTCGAGAAGATTGCCAGTGCACACCAGAGTTG ATGGCCAAGGCAGGTTTTGTGCATTGCCCTAGTGAGAATGAGCCAGACGTAGCCTGCTGTTTCTACTGTCTCAGAGAGCTGGAGGGCTGGGAGCCAGAAGACAACCCCTG GTCTGAACATGCCAAGCGCTCCCCCAACTGTGCCTTTCTTCATATGAAAAAGACATTTGACAAGCTCACAGCCATTGAGTACTTTCAGCTGGAACAGGAGCGGCTTCGCATCTACATT AAGAAGATGGGTCACAGGAAGATAGCCTTCTTTCGTGATGAGGTGGAGACCACTAGCAAAAATCTGAGAGCTCTTATTTGA